In a single window of the Flavobacterium ammoniigenes genome:
- a CDS encoding prephenate dehydratase — translation MATKIAIQGIQGSFHHQVAQEYFGKEVAVDECLSFEELVSSLLSGESDQAVMAIENSIAGPIIPNYALIDKNNLHIIGEHYLDIQQNLMALKGQTIQDIEEVHSHPMALLQCMEFLKQYPHIKIVEDKDTAETARRIHEKQLKGIAAIASKVAAEMYDLEILAPEIQTINNNMTRFVIIDKKQSVLSTNEINRASIKFELDHKRGSLAAVLNVMSDCKLNLTKIQSLPKIETPWKYSFFVDVTFEKYEDYAKAKALIDIMAEYFKVLGEYKNAKP, via the coding sequence ATGGCAACAAAAATTGCAATACAAGGAATACAAGGTTCATTCCATCATCAAGTGGCTCAGGAGTACTTCGGGAAAGAGGTGGCTGTGGATGAATGTTTGTCTTTTGAAGAATTGGTGTCGAGCCTATTGTCTGGAGAATCAGATCAGGCGGTAATGGCTATCGAAAATTCGATCGCAGGCCCTATTATTCCGAATTATGCTTTGATTGACAAGAATAATTTGCACATTATTGGCGAACATTATTTGGATATTCAACAGAATTTAATGGCTTTGAAAGGTCAGACGATTCAAGATATTGAAGAGGTGCATTCGCATCCAATGGCTTTGCTGCAATGTATGGAGTTTTTGAAACAGTATCCACATATTAAAATTGTGGAAGACAAAGACACTGCAGAAACGGCGCGAAGAATTCACGAAAAGCAATTGAAAGGCATTGCAGCTATTGCCAGTAAAGTGGCTGCTGAAATGTATGATTTAGAAATTTTGGCACCGGAGATTCAGACGATTAATAATAACATGACCCGTTTTGTAATTATTGATAAGAAGCAATCGGTTTTGTCAACTAATGAAATTAATAGAGCGTCGATTAAATTCGAATTGGATCACAAACGTGGCAGTTTAGCAGCCGTGCTGAATGTTATGAGCGATTGCAAATTGAATTTAACCAAAATCCAGTCGTTACCCAAAATCGAAACTCCTTGGAAATATTCGTTTTTTGTGGATGTGACCTTTGAGAAATATGAAGATTATGCCAAAGCAAAAGCCTTGATAGATATTATGGCGGAGTATTTCAAAGTTTTGGGAGAGTACAAAAATGCAAAACCCTAA